The following is a genomic window from Hypanus sabinus isolate sHypSab1 unplaced genomic scaffold, sHypSab1.hap1 scaffold_880, whole genome shotgun sequence.
GGGCAAAATTCACTGACCCACTGCAGCGACTTGTATTGTTTGAGGGTGAGGTTGAAAAAGGTATCCAAGAAATCCCATTGTAGGATATCTCTGTGTTCTTTGTTTTCCATGGCTAACAGCTGATTCAATTTCCTACTTTCATTTTGGTCAGAAGAGACACCAGAAATAAAGACTCTCTTAATTAGGACCCCATTGAATTCGCGTTCTCTGCCCCAGGTCTTCCTTATCATTTCCCGCCGATCATGGTTGAAAGGGTGAGATTTGATCACCAGGAGCAGGAAGACATTCTGAGAGCCTTCTCGACCACCACATTGGTCTGGGACATTTTGAATCATGTCAAATTCTCGACAGTGTTTATACATCAATAAATTTTTAATGTGCTCTTTCTCTTGATGAAATGAGGACAGGTGCAGCAATGTCGTGTTCGCGTGGCACTTTGGCTTGAGCACTGATTCAGTTGCATCACCAGTAACAACCTTGGGCAGGTCATTGCGATGAACAGTTTCTGCAACAACATCAGTCTCTCGACGTCGGACATTATCCCAGAACATGAAGAACAATCCCAGTGTAATCAGAACACCCAGCACTACTTTCTCATGGAATCGCCGATGTCTACTCATCTTTCACCTGAAATAGAGAAAAATATGGATTAATTCAAAGAAAGCTTTACATCTACACTATGCTTGAGAAGAATTGGAAGTTTAAACTGTAATGGATTTCACTAATGCTTTGTAATATTGACCTTAAAATGGTGGTGAGGTAAGGAACAGGCAGATCCCTACAAGCTGCTGAATGTTTAATTAACCTGAAGCATTCCATCCCAGCAGAAAAACGAATCTACCTATAAGATACCATCTCTGTCATTAAACTGAAAATCGCATAGTTTTATTCTGGGCCTTAAAAATATATGATTGCAAAGGCTTTATTCCACCTCGATTCACAGCTCTCATCACTCCTCTCGGGGCTTAAACTGAGCTGGACCAGACATAGCGCAATATAGAACAATGCAGACATTTTGGTCCATGATGTTGCACCGACCTTTtaatctgctccaagatcaattgaTCCCTACTCTCTCAAATAgctgtccatttttctttcatccatgtgtctatctaaaagcctcttaaatcacACTGACGCATCTACCCTTATCACTAcccaggctgtgcattccatacaaccaccattttctttttgttaaaAAAATACTACTTCTGACAAACCCCTTTACTTTTCTCTAATCACCGTaacattatgccccctcatattagtaatttctgccctgggaaaatgttgtTTGCTCTCCATTCTATCGATGCCTCTTAGCAGCTTATACACCTATATCAAATCACCGCTcccgccgccccccccccaccaccattgctCTGAAGAGTAAGGTCCCAGCTCCTTCACCATTCAGGTTGAGTTCACGGGTTACTGATACTATGGAGGATGGTGTATTATTGACCATTGATTAGTAACTGAATATATGGCTGTGCAGGGAAGGTAACGTGTTCGCATAGCTACTGAAAGCATCTGATTTTCATGGTATTTCAACCTGGTCTATGTATGCCTACAATAGGAGAAACAAAGAGAAGTCTACTCAAGGACCTTggccttttgcttttattttaaccAGAGAATTGTATTCAAAGTTAAATTAGCAGTGGCCTACCCACCCTGCCATCCATTGGTCAAGCCACTTTATGAAAGGCTACAACTAAGGCATAACTAGTCCCAATGGCAAGGCTGATTCCACCCAGACATTCAGTCGTTATCAATTTTGACAAGACTGCGAAACCATCGCAGGCCCATATCTATTGAAGGAAAACGGCAGCAGCATCACCTATGGCAGGAATTTACGCTTCATGAAGAGCAGTGAACCTCGGATTCCAGCAGGCCAGAGAAAGCACAGACAACTGATAGCAGAACAGGGCAGATAGTTAGCATGATCCACAATGTGTATGAGTAAAACCGTGGAAACCTGGAGCCCTGAAAAGACACCAGTGACTGATAGCAGTACGATGTGTACAAGCAAAACTATTTGCACTAGAATGCAACTTgtatcattttaaaattattaatcctTGAATAATGCAATCtagacaggcccttcggcttaACTGGTCAATACCAACCACAGAATCCTCCCTGCTGGTCCCAGTTGTCTTGTTTGGCCCATAACTCTCCAAGCCTCtcccttccatgtacctgtccaaatgccggttaaatgttgcagttgaacccacttcaaccacttcctctggtagctacTTCCGGGTACTCACTGTCCTCTGTGTACAAAAGTTATCACCAAGGTCTCTTTTCAATTTTTCCCCTCTTCTCTTCTATGCGTGACCTCTCATGTTGGACTCTCCAACTCTCCAATAATGACAATCTACCATATCAATACCCCTTATGATTTTAAACTTCTGAGGTCACCTCAcattctccaaggaataaagttccagCATGGCCAACCTCTCTGTAACTGACGCCCTCTAGACCAAAAATACATCctcctaaatctcttctgcaccctctccaacttgGTAtcgtctttcctataacagggtaatTAAATTGAAGATAATATTCCAAAAGTGGTCTTAACAACAACTTATGTAACTGCAAATAATGCCCCGCCCCTAAACTCTGCACAATAACTGATGAAGGCTAGCATGCTAAACGCTTTTTTCACCATCTTGcttttcagtgaactatgcatTTGCCAGTGCCTTGCCTTTCATTGCATAAGTCCTACTCCATTTGAATGTCTATCACCTCAGATAttatcatataacaattacagcatggaaactggccatctcagcccttctactccgtgtcaaatgcttactctcacctagtctcactagcccgcactcagcccacaaccctccattcctttcctgcccatattcctatccaattttaatttaaatgatAATGTtttacctgtctctaccacttctactggaaccttgttccacacagctacaactctccgggtaaagaagttccccctcgtgttaccactaaggttttgcctcctaactcaaaactcaagtccttttgcttgaatctcccatactctcaatggaaaaagcctatccacgtcaaccctatatatccccctcataattttaaatacctctattaagtcttCCCTCAagcttctaagctccaaagaatgaaaacctaacttgttcaatctttctctgtaacttaggtgctgaaacccagggaacattctaataaatctcgtctgtaccctctctattttgttgacatcttccctaaaattcggtgaccagaactgtacacggtattccaaatttggcctcaaaaATATCTGGTACAATttaaacattacatcccaattcctatactcaatgctctgctttataaaggccagcaaaccaaaagctttgttcaccaccctatccacgagattgcaccttcagagaactatgcgccattattcctggatcactctgttctactgcattcttcaatgccctaccattttccATGTACgttctattttgattagtcctacctaaatgtagcacctcacacttatcagcattaaact
Proteins encoded in this region:
- the LOC132390393 gene encoding N-acetyllactosaminide beta-1,3-N-acetylglucosaminyltransferase 3-like, producing the protein MSRHRRFHEKVVLGVLITLGLFFMFWDNVRRRETDVVAETVHRNDLPKVVTGDATESVLKPKCHANTTLLHLSSFHQEKEHIKNLLMYKHCREFDMIQNVPDQCGGREGSQNVFLLLVIKSHPFNHDRREMIRKTWGREREFNGVLIKRVFISGVSSDQNESRKLNQLLAMENKEHRDILQWDFLDTFFNLTLKQYKSLQWVSEFCPSAKFIFNGDDDVFANTDNMVDYLLGMKIHQHLFVGHLVYGFGPKRQKSSKYYVPEIVTTIKSFPPYVSGAGILMSVYKAHIIYHIAQDLELFPIDDVFWGMCLAKAGLAPHSHSGFRTAGVRVPSTLDESFNPCYYRELLRVHHFRPFELLLMWDAVHDANLKCVRAPQKSASTERTT